A stretch of DNA from Opisthocomus hoazin isolate bOpiHoa1 chromosome 15, bOpiHoa1.hap1, whole genome shotgun sequence:
ACCCTCTCTACAGCAACCTGGCTCCAAGCACCAGGTGCTGCTCCACAGTCAAGAACGGAAAGTCCTGGACAAAGAATATGCAGCTTGTCATCCATCTCCAGTAATTTGAAGGCACTTCGGCAACGGTAATGCTGCCGCTTCGATGCCTTGACGAAGGGGTCCCTCAGGTGCCGCTCCAGCCACCAGTGCTCGGTGCCAGTCTTCTTCAGAAACCCCGCCGTGGTGTGGAGACCTTTGCTGCCCAGACGCCAACAGCTGCCGGGGAAGACAGGTGAGTTCATCGGTTAGTGCATAACCACCACGTATTTTAAAAGTCTCTTCAGCCATTACTCCTAACCGCGACGACAGCTCTGCCGGTTCATCACCAGGCTCACAAAAAGCCTCGCGATCTGAGATGCTTGGCACCTTCAGCCCTCTGGTCCAGTCTCGATGTTCTGTGCATGGAGGCCCCGCGGGTCGCCCCGGAGTGAAGCCGGGGGACAGGGCCGCAGGCCGGGGcagcccttccctcctgcccGGGCGCGGGGGCATGAGGAGGGCCCGGGCCGCCTCAGCGGGGCTGGCGGCCTCGGCGGGAGGCCTCACCTCCCTCTTCCTGACGGGACCTTGACGCGCCGGGGCCACCCCCGCAACCTCCCCGGGGACACCCCCGCACCTCCCCGGGGTCACCCCACCGCGGACCCGGCCCGGAGCTCTCCTCAGCGGCCCCGCCACACACCTgaccccggcggcggcggccgaggcCATGGCGGCCGCCTCAGCCCGCCCCGCCTCCCCTCGCTGCTACCgcggggcggcgccgggggcgggagcggcggcgcgggaAGAGCCGGGCCGGGCCACGCCTCTCCTGAGGGGACGAGGCGGCGGCAGGCGGGAAAGTCGGCCTGTGGGGCAGAGGTGCTCGGAGAACAGGGGCGGGGGAGCCTGGCACCGGGGACGCTGAGGGGGTCCGGGACTGGGgcaggggtgtggggggggtcaGGGACTCGGGGAGGGGGTGCTGGGTGTTCGGGGGGTGAGGGGCTGTCAGCGTGCCCTCCTCGCCTCTCGCCCAGCAGCCATGGGCACGTCCAGGCTCTTCACGCTGGTGCTAGTGGTGCAGCCGCCCCGCGTCCTCCTGGGCATGAAGAAACGCGGGTTTGGAGCCGGGCTGTGGAACGGCTTCGGGGGCAAGGTGCAGCCGGGGGAGAGCATCGAGGAGGCTGCTCGCAGGTGAGGCCTGGGCACGGGCGGGtgctggggctcgggggggggcccCGGAGGCGTCGGACCCTTCGTGGTGGGCTGCCAGTGGGGTTACCATGGCTTGGCTGATCACAAACGCCTTCGTAACCAGTTGTGATCCGGCTCCCAACAGGGAAAATCCCGCACTCCACAGGAGATGAGGTTTCTTCCACACGTATGGAGAAACGGGATTGCTCCCCGTTGCCTGTCATCTGCAAATCTTTAACCACCATCCAAGCgttaagagcagtgtggccagcaggtcgagggaggttctccttcccctctgctctgccctagtgaggccccatctgcagtgctgtgtccagttctgggctccccagttcaagaaagatgaggagctactggagagagtccagcggggggctatgaggatgatgaggggactggagcatctctccgacgaggaagggctgagggagctgggcttgttcagcctggagaagagaaggctgagagggaaccttatgaatgcttataaatatctgaagggtgggtgtcaggacggggccagactcttttcagtgatgcccagcgacaggacaaggggcaacgggcacaaactgaagcagaggaagttccagctgaacatgaggaagaacttcttccctctgagggtgacggagcactggaacaggctgcccagggaggttgtggagtctccttctctggagatattcaagacgcgcctggacaaggtcctgtgcagcctgctctgggtgaccctgcttcagcaggggggttggactgggtgacccacagaggtcccttccaaccccgaacattctgtgattctgtgaagttaccGAGTATCCTCCGTCCCATCTCTCGGGCTCTGATCTAAACTGAGACTTAGTTTGCTAGTTCGTGGGCAGAGGTTCTTGAACTGTTCAGAAAGGTGCAGCGTTTAATTTTGGCTATATAGCAGAATTACAGGTTATGCCATTGTGCTGCTTATTGTTTAAATTTTGAAGCTATGGAGCAGATGCTACCTTCCAGTAGCATTTTTAGTACTGCATGAAAATGTAGCAACAAAATATTACAAATTCTCAGAGGTCCCTTATGAAAGGCACTGTAGAAGTTTATTATTTGAGTGCACAGTGGCATATTTAATCCCTAATGCTGAGTTAAGGAATTGAATTCCATCAGTACAGAGGTACAGTACCATTTTTGGACTTTTGGTACTGGTATCTTGAAGTCCTTTCTTCTGCCTAGTCATTGAAATGAAATAGCAGATCGCCGCTGAATTGCTAAACTCCTCTAAAAATTAGGTACCTCATTCTTTACATGAATGTGGCTGATACAAAACCACACTTTACCACCTCCTCACTTTCCAATACATGCCCAGAACTGCCCTCGCACCTGCAGGAAGTTCAGTGTTGGTGTGCTCAACAGCTACCTAACAGCTTCTGCCCTGAACCTTCTTCTCAGCTGTGCCAGTGCAACCGCCCAAGTTCTGTGGTGAGCAGAAGGGTCCTCTACACAGATGTGCACCCAGCAGCACACGGCGTTAACGTACCTGACGCTTCCATCTTGGCTTTTTGTGTAATTCATCATCTCTGAGTGGACAGAGGGAGATCAGTTTTGCTACTTAAATCAGGCCTCCATTTGCTAGGCTTATATTGCCTCTGACTGCGGCATAAATCTGATGATTTAATTTAGCATTTGATTTCCTAGGTGCGTGTTTATCTGCGCTAGCCCGGAGTTAGGAATTGGAGCTTTGGTCCGTACGAGATGAAAGTGTCATCAATCCGGTGCAACATTCCACAGCACAGCCAGCGCCTGCTGCTGCGGACTGTGGAACAGCCCAATCCTCAGCCCTTTCGAGGGAGCTGGTTGGAGTTCACTGCAGAATGACACAAGCGATTCCTGCCGAGGTCAGCCGAGCAGGGAGCAGTCCCCAGAGCCAGGGCCAGCTAGGCAGGCAGCCCACCCTCCTGGCGGGAACGACACCGTCGCAGGGCCGCCTCGGGGTGCAGCTCTCCTCTGGGAAGTGTCATGCAGTCCAAACCAAACTCAGCTTGCACCACCTCCCCTCTGTATTCGGAGCTGAGGTACCGGGCTGCGGTTTCGTGCTGCGCCACCTCAGCTGCGTTTGCAGTGGTGTAAGGTGTGAAGTGTCCTCACAGCACAGATAAATATTAAGCTGAAACATGAACAAAAGTTTCCTGTATCAATACGATTTCTATCCTCCACTGGGTACGCCACGTTCTCGTGAGCACCTGGCACCCACGGCTCTTCAGCTGGCACATCTTATAAGGGGAGCATTTAGCTGGTTCATTATTTCTAGTTTGCTACCTGTAATGTTTCCACTTGCTGTGTACAGAGCCAAACAGCTGACACATAAATTGCGTAGAGAACCGTAGCAGCATCATGCTTTGTTCAATTATCACAGCCCGTAAAATGAGGCTTTTAGCTTTGTTGCTGGAAAACTGCCTCTATTTTAGACATAGACAGTTTCTCAGGAAGATAAACTAAAATTAGCTAAGACATTAAATTGGAATATAATTTTGAAGGATGGGATCCATGAAATTGATGCCAAAGAAAGCTGGAGCCTTAAAGATCATTtccattacattttaaaattgttatGTTACTGCCAAATATGCAACTACATTAATTATTAACCTTAACTGAAGAGACACTGTTTTAACGTATTTGTTATTTTTGTACATTAGAAAAACCATGACTAACTTCAAGCTGTGATGATTCTGTTAGAggcaggcaaaaataaaaaaagcccgAAGTGTGTGGCATAAACAGAGCAAGGAATTGAATGTGCTTCAAGTAGCCGCGCATGGTGATGCACGGAAAAGAGCTGCCTGGCAAGTCTCTCAAAGTGCTCTTAGAAGTCTTGCCTTCTAGCCTCTCGTTACGCTACATGTACTTCCAAGGAGCAGAAACAGAAAGTTTACACAAttactttgcatttttcataTGGCATTTGAATGGGAGATAGTATTCTTAAGGTTCTGTGTGCAAATTGTGTTACACGGCGTGTAGCATTACTTATATATGCTTCAGTTAGCCTCAGAAGTAGCTGATTTTGTGCAAGTACAGATGTTCTAGTATTTATTACCTGCTTCCCAAGAATTGTAAAAGCTTTAGCTTGGAGCTGGCAAAGCCTTTTGCCTGTCTAAGTGAAGCGTATCTCAGAGTTCTTCAGCCGCATCCAGCTACCGTCACGAGTGTTAGCACGCTTCTAACTACTCTCAAAAAAGATCATCATCTTTTGCAAGAAGCATCAATCAATTTTCCAGAATCTTCCCCTTCCAACATAAACTGTTTTCCCACCAGCCTTTAGGAGCTTGAAATAACACACAAGCCAGTCTGACCCAGCTCCACTGTGGTGCAGGTAGGCTGATGGTCTGGCGCAAGCCAGAACTGCGCTGTGCCTTGCTCTGTTTTACAGATGcagctttcacctttggctcactGGAAGCGTTTTGAATGTGCAAGTAAAGCTGATGACTGCTTTTTTGTTCTCCCACTGCTTGCTTTCACGTGAAGAAGTCTGTTTCTTGTGCAGGGAGCTCCTGGAAGAGAGTGGACTGACTGTGGACACCTTGCAGAAGATGGGTCAGATCACATTTGAATTTGTAGGCAACTCTGAACTCatggacgttcacattttccgggCAGACCATTTTCATGGAGAGCCAACAGAAAGTGATGGTAGGTAGCTAGTCGAGGGGAAGGAAGGATGTGCATGCTCTTCTGACACTACTGCTCTTAAAAAATGCAGAACTGTTCATGCCAAAATCCCTTTGAGCAGGGATGCAACTGGGCTGTAGAGGGAAGCTGCTTGTTGACCCCTATTCGAAGTCTAGGCAGCAATAAAACCAAGAGAAAGTCTGATGCAAAGTTCTTGTGTTTTCTCCCGACAGAAATGCGTCCGCAGTGGTTTCAGCTGGATGAGGTGCCATTCAATCACATGTGGGCAGACGATATCTACTGGTTTCCCCTGGTGCTTCAGAAAAAGTTGTTTCGTGGCTATTTTAAGTTCCAGGGACAAGACACCATCCTGGAGCACACCCTGAAAGAAGTGGAGGAAGTTTAAGAAAACGGAAGCCCTCAACCCATGTACTGCTGCCTGCACTGGGCTAGAACACCACGAGTACTACATACAAGGGTCTCCTTTCTCAACTCTCCAGTAAAGGAGACTATTTGTCAGGTCACTGGGAAGTCAGGAAAATAAGGGACTTTCTcagagcagaaataaaaggaaggagATTTTCCATACTGTGAAGTCCCTGGTGGTAGTACACTTCAGTGGTTACATGATCATGACTATTAAAAACTTAGTGTTAACCCTTTTCTTCACAGGTAGCTAATTCTTTAGGCTTTTCCCTTTGTGGCTGGAAACGTTtctaaacaatttaaaatattttttagtaaAAGCATGTGTTGTTCTGTTGTAAACAGGTGGCTACCTTTCTAGACTGTGTAAGGGCCTTTCAGGAGTTGGCTTCCTTTCACAGAAACATTAAGTGGACTGTGATGCAGCAGAATCCATGAAGTACCTTCTCTGTGCCAGTTCCTGTATTCAGCATTGCTTCCTGGGACAAGGCAAGGCCTGACCAGCGCTGTGAAAGCCTTTTGAAAAGTTTAGTTGGAGATCCCTTCAGGATCCTCCTGCTGAAGGTAGTGTAAAGTTATAGGAGTTACAAACACAAAGTTAGAGGCAGATGTACAGCACTGTTTGAGCCCTGCTGTCagtcctgcagctcctgctgcaaaCACAAACTGTTTTAAGCATTTCGGGTAAAAATATGCCAAACAAAATCAACTTGCAGCAAGTTGACATTACACGTTGCCGTCACCTATGGCTGCAGGCTTTGCCACAGGTCGGTAGCAGGTGACCTGTTCAGCATTCAGGTCAGCCCAACTCAGTGTGCTAGGCAGCAAAAGCTTAATCAAACTGCGCTAGAAATAACACATCACATAGGTAACTTCTTACACaagtttgtgttgggtttttttgtttttaaacacttttacAAACACATATAACACTTACAGATAGAATCTTGGAATGTAACATAGGATCTGTAAACATTTCCAGTCTACCAGTTGTAGTAATAGTTCTTTAATTCCTGCATTTGGATAAAGTGCTTCATACATAAGGCTATTTGAGCAAAGCAAAGATACAGGATATTCCAGGCAGGCAAAACTCACACCCTCTGAACAAGATGGTTTCTTCTTGTCTCCCCTCCAGCAGTTCTGAATAATTTACACCACTCAAAAATGCCCTTCTTCACATGCTCAATAAGCCACAGCTCAGATGTAGAGGATAAGAGTTAACACCATAAACTTCCTTTTGTGCTGCACGCTGACTTATTTACAGAGTTTTTGATACTCGCCTCTGCTTCTGACATAACAGTAAGGGTTCCTGGCTTTTCTAATGGGAAGAATGCCTGGAGGcaagcagaggagagaaaataagCAGAAGGGGATGGGCAGCTTGTAACAGGATGCAAGACCTTACTGCAAGGTAGGAAAGGGAGTGACTGGCAGCCGATACCTGTTACGTTATCTTGATTTATTTCCTGGTGGAAACTGTAAATTGCATGGTGAGAGCGAGCAAATTACTTTCTGTTCCTCCAGGAGTTTAGGTAGCAAGAGAGCAAGCGCGGCTCAAGCTTGCACTTATAGTTGCTGTCCCCTCTTCTGCAGTTAGTTCAACCCTTTTATGCAGATGCTTTCACCAGCACTGACTTCCAGCTCACGTCAAAGAGTAGTGATGTCACTGCTCCTGTTGCAGTTGTGGAGACTGACATGTTTTAACAAAGTTCTGTCCCCAGATGATGATCTTTGTC
This window harbors:
- the NUDT1 gene encoding oxidized purine nucleoside triphosphate hydrolase; the protein is MGTSRLFTLVLVVQPPRVLLGMKKRGFGAGLWNGFGGKVQPGESIEEAARRELLEESGLTVDTLQKMGQITFEFVGNSELMDVHIFRADHFHGEPTESDEMRPQWFQLDEVPFNHMWADDIYWFPLVLQKKLFRGYFKFQGQDTILEHTLKEVEEV